From Bombina bombina isolate aBomBom1 chromosome 1, aBomBom1.pri, whole genome shotgun sequence:
ATTAAGCTTGAGAAACTTTGCAGTTTAAATCTATTATCTAATCTATTGACAATAGATCTATTGATCTATTATTAAAGCacaactgggatctagctgctcaagggtaactgcacatatatgcctcttgtgtttggctcacctggggcccgatccgatatgcagcgtcgcccgcaaaagccggcgacgctgaaatttgcgctggtttggtatcctatatacagcgtaacctagaagttacgcctgtatatttctgccgtcgcccgtagttttttgggccataggcaggtataccaaaccagcgcagtttggtatccaatatacagcgtaaggacttacgtggctaaaatggagaaatcttactccattttcacctcgccacaaaatgcagccgtagtaagcctcacgctgtctattggagccccgtaactccctaaactacctgctaaataaaacctaacgcatgcgcaatgtctatctacctgtcaaccgcgatcccctgccgcgatccctaataaagtatttaacccctacaccgccgcacacggaccccgccgccacctacaataaaagtataaccccctaatgtgatccccctacaccgtagcaagctacattacataccccctaatgtgagtcccttacaccgccgccatctatcttacataccccctaaagtgagcccctaccccgctgccatctatcttacctaccccctaaagtgagcccctaccccgccgccatcaatcttacctacccactaaagtgagccccttacaccgccgccatctattttaaaaatattaacccctaatttaatccccctacactgccgccagctatattaaccctaattatattagggttaatatagttaatatcgttattaatatatatatatatatatatatatatatatatatatatatatatatataagtataataaccctatctaactctaacatccctaactaaattcttattaaaataaatctaattaatattattaattaaaatattcctatttaaatctaaatacttacctataaaataaaccctaagatagctacaatataattaataattacattgtagctattttagggtttatatttattttacaggtaacttggtatttattttaactaggtacaatagctattaaatagttaataactatttaatagctacctagttaaaataattaccaatttacctgcaaaataaatcctaacctaaattacaaatacacctacactatcaataaattaaataaactacaaatatctaaactaaaatacaataaaataatctaaactaaattacaaaaaataaaaaaaatattacaagatttttaagctaattacacctattctaagccccctaataaaataataaagcccccaaaataaaaaaaatttccctaccctattctaaatttaaaaagttcaaagctcttttaccttaccagcccttaaaagggccttttgcggggcatgccccaaagaattctgctcttttgcctgtaaaagaaaaacacaataccaccccccaacattacaacccaccacccacatacccctattctaaacccacccaaaccccccttaaaaaaacctaacactacccccctgaagatctccctaccttgtcttcacccagccgggccgaactcttcatccgatccgggcgatgtccattcaagcagcagtgaagtcttcttccattcggcgatgtcttcaagcaaagcggcatcttcaatcttctttcttcgctcctccgccgtggagcatccatccggcacgacgacttcccgacgaatgaggtacctttaaatgacgtcatccaagatggcgtccgtcgaattccgattggctgataggattctatcagccaatcggaattaaggtagaaaaatctgattggctgactgaatcagccaatcagattcaagttcaatccgattggctgaaccaatcagccaatcggattgaacttgaatctgattggttaattattttaactaggtagctattaaatagttattaactatttaatagctattgtacctagttaaaataaataccaagttacctgtaaaataaatataaaccctaaaatagctacaatgtaattattaattatattgtagctatcaaagggtttattttataggtaagtatttagatttaaataggaatattttaattaataatattaattagatttatttaaataagaatttagttagggatgttagagttagatagggttattatacttaatatatatataatataataacgatattaactatattaaacctaatataattagggttaatatatataatataataactatattaaccttaatataattagggttaatatagttaatatagctggcggcggtgtagggggattaaattaagagttaatatttttaaaatagatggcggcggggtaggggctcactttagggagtaagtaagatagatggcggcggggtagggggctcactttagggggtaggtaagatagatggcggcggggtaggggctcactttagggggtaggtaaggtagatggcggcggggtaggggctcactttagggggtaggtaaggtagatggcggcggggtaggggctcacattagggggttatagatttaatatagctggcggcggggtccgggagcggcggtttaggggttaatacatattttgttaggatagtgaggggggatagcagatagagggttagacgtgttgggctatgtttgggaggtgtgttagacagtacgggtgattttataacttagtcaggttttgtaggcgccggcagtttctaaagtgccgtaagtcactggcgactctagaaatttgtacttacgcagatttctggacatcgctggtttgtcagacttacggcactttagccactgtatataggatagctcgatttgcgagctgaaactgcgggcggcgggggttccctcgcttgcgccgcaaactacgatctttatcggatcgcgcccctgatgtgttaagctagctcccagtattgcactgctgctcctttaacatgaaaattaagcaaatttaataataggacaATTGTAagcacattttcaatttacttctatctgaatcatgaaagaaaatgttttggtttttatgTTCCTTTCAGAGCAGAAGGAAAGTAAGCTAGAGGGAGAGCATATATGTCTGTTAGAACAAtcggaaaaacagaatttaaaaaggTTGGAGAGGCCTGGTCCATACATTTACTTGTATAATTGATTCAGAAAAACAGAATATATAACTAGTTTATAGGTCTGTATAATTTACATCACTGTacactatttttatattatattagcaaagagcttaactgtttatttttttttttatttacatattgtcAACAGGATCTGAGTGACTGTTGTTTATTTTACCATATCACCACAAGGCCTGGAATGCATAGCCATAGTTTATGGTTAGCTTACAGACTTATTGAGGAAGGTGGGCACATACCTAAATATAGATGCTGCTGTGACTGAATGCATCACCTtagaaaaaaatcttttgtgattcagatagagcatgcaattttaagcaactttctaatttactcctattataaatttttcttcgttctcttcctatatttatttgaaaaaaggcatctaagctaaggagccagccaatttttggtttagtacactggacagcacttgtttattggtgggcgattgtatctaccaatcagcaagaacaacccaggttgttcaccaaaaatgggcaggcttctaaacttacattcttgcttttcaaataaaaataccaagagaatgaagaaaatttgataataggagtaaattagaaagttgcttaaaattgcatgctctctgaatcgtgaaagaacatttTGTGGTTCAGTGTCTCTTTTAACATTTTGAAAACTAGAAAATAACTGAGCCTCTGCATACAATGAGGGGATGGTCTGCCATTACTATTGCTTATTGGTTGCCTTGTCTCAGGAAACAAGACTACCAAGCAGGTGTGACTGCATATCTTTAGGAATTAAACATGTTTGGTATTGGAGATTAACAGAAGTATAGTGTAATATTAGTGAGCTTGATTCATGCTTACGGTTTGAGGTCCTGGTCGATTAGGATATCATATCCATAGAGTTCAAAGCAATGCTTGTCATTAATAATGATCTTCTGGACACTTTGCAGGCTCTTGATGAAGATGTTATCCATGTTTTGAAAGAGAGTCTCCACCATTTCAGGGCCATGACAAGCTGTCAGGTAGAGACGCAACTGCTGTATCATCCATTTACAGCCCTGTGAAGAGCGCATGGTGCAAATAGTGTTGTGTTAGACAAACGTTTACCAGTGTTCCTTTTCTCTGAAACTGTGTCTCTCACCTTCTCTGGATCATAATCTGGGGCCATTTTCTGGATTGCCACATTTGTCAAGTGAATATCTGGATCAGTGAGTGAAGGATACTATGGCTTGATAAGTCTGTAATGTCCCTCTTAAAAAAgaaatgtgtgtatattatatataaatgcaaTTAATACCACACTTGGTTGTGATCAGGGATGTACATGTATAGAAATATCATGTATATTACATTGTTTGCTAATGATtgagatatttatattatatatacgtaGAGGGTTTAATTCATCTCTCATGCCTCCTTTACAACTGTAATTGGTACTATATGTTAAATGCACAAATTAAGTGCTATTTCATGAGCGTGGCTCCTAATGAACTGCTGTACTAATACACCAAATGAAAAATTCATATTTGACTTGAGGCTATCTGGCCACCGGGACCAGTATTCTTGGGGATACTACTTTTTCACTCAATGACATATGCCTTTTGGGTTGGTAGAATTTTCTAGGGTGAACTTGCTTTGCCTCTCCTCCTATCAGCACTAGCACACTTGAGGCTGAAgtgtctgctgctgctgctgcttcaacatGCCTAACAATGAATTTGGTGTCAAACTGATTAGTACTGACTAGTAAACCGTTGCCAACATCCACCAAGTTCCATAGTCTCCACCATATTTGTACCCTCCCCATGTCACAGGATACATTGGTCATCAATGCTGCTAAGAGTGAAACGAGTATTGGAGAATCGCGCAAATCCATCACGGTACAACCAGGCCTTGAGTGGAGTATACTGTGAGAATAAGCAATATAGACAACAGTTACCACAAGTCACATGTTTACAGTCTCTACAAGTTATAGACAGGATGCAACTCACCGATGTAACAAGGACATAAACTCGCAGATCAAACTTCCTTCCTGTAAAGAAATAGAGTGTTATGTGTGAAGATgaaagtgtatactgtatatagtaatcTAGTGTATACTGTACATTAAATTAGCTATGCATGACCAGAGTGGGACACATAGTTAATCGTCTTTATTAGATATGAGATTACACAAGGTGGATCTctggcttaaagggccataatacccaaatgtttaaacacttgaaagtgatgcagcatagctgtaaaaagctgactagaaaatatcacctgaacatctctatgtaaaaaagaaagatattttacctcaaaagttcctcagtagccacctcccattgtaaaggatttctaagcagcattttagtgtgtttgtcctgggacatctgaagggactagcattgtgcactctcatattatttcaccaatcaggtaaaggaagcttactatgaaatctcatgagagttaagtcaaatctcatgagatcacagtaagagttcatgacctcagcactgctgatgctgattggctgctgttcatttcttcatttttttattttttttacctgcagctgggagcagctgagtataactttttacacagaactaactctactgagctgaggagattgtgaggtaaaatatcttccttttttacatagagatgctcaggtgatattttcctgtcagctttttacagttatactgcatctgtttcaagtgatttagcatatgagtattatgtccctttaagtaacctatTGTATTGCGTTTAGCCAGTTTGTTTTGCATGAGTGTGCTCTACATAACACACAACAGTGGTGCTCCAACATACCCTCAGACATTCATACTTTAGAACCAGTTGTTGATCTGTGGTTCAGTGATTTGCATTAAACCAACTGTGTGAGGGATAAATATCCTAAAGTCGTGATCTATTGTTTTTATTACAGTACAGGTTTCAGTATCATTGAAATAAAGCGAGCTACCACATTCTCACCTCCAATTAAATATGGGTTTTCAATGTAGCGCTGAGCAACGTAATTCTCCACTGGTATTTCATCCTTTTGTTCATCTATGCGTCCCCCATCCTGTAAAGCAGTAAAATATGAGTGTCAAACTTATGACCAAATTTGCAAGTCTCTAAACTTTCAGGCTACCATACATTCACACCTTTTTCCAGTCCATGATGTCTTTCAACTTTCGAAAAAGGAATATTCCCCGCCCCTGTGATCTGGCCACCTGAGCGAAGACACAATGTTCATTAAAAGCCTTTTACAGTGAGATATCtttatttgtatgtacaataaaagCATGTCTCTcatactgatttaaagggacagtctagtcaaaattaaactttcattattcagataggacatgcaattttaatcaactttccaatttacttttatcatcaaatttgcttttttctcttggtattcttagcttaaactaaacataggtagcctcatacgctaatttctaagcctttgtgggctgcctcttatcacatgctttttaaatctcttttcaacacaaagagacagaaagtacatgtgggccatataaataacactgtgttcaggcacagagggttatttaagatttagcacaaaacaatgctaactgcaagacaatagatactaaacagtcacagtcatgtgatcagggggctggaagaaggttcttagatacaaggtaatcacagaggtaaaaagtatatcaatataactgtgttggttatgcaaaactggggaatgggtaataaagggattatctatcttttaaaacaataacaattctattgtagactgtccctttaaagtaacatctTTGTTATATGAGTACACTGCATAGACCCATGCTTTCAATGATGTCTTACAGGCTTCATGATCCAGGTGCTTCCAGGATTCTTGCGAAATTCTTCCACAAATAGGTGATATTCAGATGGCAGTTCAAACGTCATAGGGAAAAAGTCACACTTTTCAGCTTCTAGCTGCCCAAATTCTTTCTTCAATTGTTTTCGGAAACGCTTCAGATTCTTCACCATGAAATTCTTGCGGGTCAGCTGGAGAGAATAACTGCTATTAAGCTTAGTCCTGCCAACAATACATATCAGACCCACAAAACCCCAAGC
This genomic window contains:
- the TTLL9 gene encoding probable tubulin polyglutamylase TTLL9, translating into MYKSKLVNQKASYGYQKQKEREIRSCIRYKCSLTNTIGDVLRQRPGWVEVKDDGEWDFYWCDVGWLRENFDHIYLDEHVHICHFRNHYELTRKNFMVKNLKRFRKQLKKEFGQLEAEKCDFFPMTFELPSEYHLFVEEFRKNPGSTWIMKPVARSQGRGIFLFRKLKDIMDWKKDGGRIDEQKDEIPVENYVAQRYIENPYLIGGRKFDLRVYVLVTSYTPLKAWLYRDGFARFSNTRFTLSSIDDQYIHLTNVAIQKMAPDYDPEKGCKWMIQQLRLYLTACHGPEMVETLFQNMDNIFIKSLQSVQKIIINDKHCFELYGYDILIDQDLKPWLLEVNASPSLTASSQEDYELKCCLLEDTLNVVDMEGRLSGKEKQVGGFDLMWNDGPVFRDDRQKESLNNGGFVANTHLGCVNDRKKQLKQMFKLAHAAKKL